The Polyodon spathula isolate WHYD16114869_AA chromosome 15, ASM1765450v1, whole genome shotgun sequence genome segment AGCGTAAGCGTTCAAAATCTAGATCCCAATCGCGAAACAAGTGTTCAAAGTCAAAATCGAGGTCTAGGTCACCAAGACGAAGAAAGCGAACATGTTCTAGATCCCAACGTAGAACCAGACGGTCAAAATCTAGGTCCCACTCAAGAACCAGACAGTCTAAATCTAGGTCCATCACAAGGAACAGGCGTTCAAGATCTAGATCACCCAGACGAATCAAGCGATCTCGTTCCAGATGCATAATAAGAAACAGACGTTCAAAATCTAGGTCACCCAGGAGAAACAGGCGGTCTAAATCTAAGTCACCTTGGCGAAGCAGGCGCTCAAGATCTAGATCCCCCAGGAGAAACAGGCACTCAAAATCTAGATCCCCCAGGAGAAACAGGCACTCAAAATCTAGATCCCCCAGGAGAAACAGGCACTCAAAATCTAGATCCCCCAGGAGAAACAGGCACTCAAAATCTAGATCTCCAGCAAGACGCATGAGGAGGAGTAGAGCTAAATCAAAATCACAGAGACGAAATAAGCGATCAAAGTCTAGATCCCTAAGCAGACATAGGAGGTCTAAATCTAAATcacccaaacaaaaaagacactCAAAATCTAAGTCTCCCAAAAGAAACAAGTGTTCAAAATCAAAGTCTCCTACAAGAAACAAGCTCTCCAAATCTAGATACCCCTCAAAGGACAACAGATCAGAATCTAGATCCCCCTCAAAGGACAAGATGTCAAAATCTGGATCCCCCTCAAAGGACAAGATGCCACAATCTAGATCCCCCTCAAAGGACAAGATGCCACAATCTAGATCCCCCTCAAAGGACAAGATGTCTAAATCTAGATCCCCCTCAAAGGACAAGATGTCTAAATCTAGATCCCCCTCAAAGGACAAGATGTCTAAATCTAGATCCCCCTCAAAGGACAAGATGTCTAAATCTAGATCCCCCTCAAAGGACAGTAGATCAGAATCTAGATCCCCCTCAAAGGACAAAAGATCAAAATCTAGATCCCCCTCAAATGACGAGAGATCCAAATCTGGATCACCCTCCAAAGACCAGAGATCCCAGTCTAGATCACCCTCCAAAGACCAGAGATCCCAGTCTAGATCACCCTCCAAAGACCAGAGATCCCAGTCTAGATCACCCTCCAAAGACCAGAGATCCAAATCTAGATTGCCATCAGAACATGAGAGATCCAAATCTAGATCGCCCTCAGATCACGAGAGATCCAAATCTAGGTCGCCCTCAAAACACGAGAGATCCCAATCTAGATCGCCCTCAAAAGACAAGAGATCCCAATCTAGATCCCCAGAAAGAAGCAAGCTCTCAGGAAGTAAATCGCCAACCAAAGAGTTCACAAAGTATAAATCTGGATCCCCTGCCAAAGACCAGTGCTCCAAATCTATAACCCCATTAAATGTAGAAATATCTACTTCCCCCAAACCAGAAACGGCATTGGGACCAGTGTATCCAACAACAGATATATCTACAGGACCTCTCTGTGCAATGATGGAAGAAGATTCAATGCCACAGTCTTTTGCGGCAGACAGATTTTCAAAGTCTGGATCTCCCATTAAAGTTGATTGGTCAGAATTAGAATTTCCACTGACCAATTCACCTTCTCTTGTGAACAGAGAATGCATAGAAGTTTCTTCACTGATTAAAGACACAGAGTCTAATATTATGACAGACGCTACATGGACAGCATTGTCCCCTATGACAGCAAACTGTTTAACAACTGAAAGCACCACAACAGATGAGCATCCAGTAAGATCGGCATATCCCTCAGTAGATAGTAGTTACAATACCAGTTCTTTGTTGAGGGAAAAGTCCCCACCATCTGTATCCTCAGAGTTTTCTGAAAGTGGGTCTCCAAAACCACAGCAGTGCTCAAGATCGGAAATAACAGAAAAGGACTTCACTCTTAAATCACCTCCATCTATAGACAGACCTTTAACATCCACTTTGACCCACACTTGTGATCAGAAACCTGAATTTCCCATGTCGGACAAGTGCTTTAAATTAGAATCCTCCAAGTCAGACGGTAACTCACAATCCAAATCGCCAGCAACACAGAGTAATTTGAGATCTACATCACCAGTAAATGACGAGTCCTCTAAATCTAGGTCTCCTGTATCAGATCGGTGTTCAAAGTCTGAATCCCCTACAAGGGAAGATACTTCAGCATCAACTGCTGACAGACAATCTGAGTCTAAACCTACAGTGGCAGACATTTTTACAGGGTGTAGTACTCCTTGTATAAGTCAACCTCATAGTTCTTGCCCCCCTACAGCAGAGATGCCTTCAGAATCTTTATCCCCAACTCGAGACACTTGTTCTCGATCTCTATCTCCGGCATTGGAGGATTTTCCAACATCTTTGCCCGAGACGGATGGATGTCCAAAATCTCCCATTAGAGAAAAGCATTCAGAATCCCCAGGGCTAGAACAGAGCTCACAATCTAAGTCTCCTGCAGAAAGTGCATGTACTAAACCTGAAGTACCTACAAAAATTGATCGTTCAAAATCTCGGTCTCCTCCGACAAACACTAAGTCCTCCACTAGAAACAAGAGTTCAAAATCTAGATCCCCCTCAGTAAAGAAACACTCAAAGTCCTCCAAGCAGAAGAACTGTTCCAGGTCTGGATCTCCTGCTAAAAAGTCAAAGTCTCCATCAAGGAGGAAGAGATCTAGATCCCCAGTGAGAAAGAAGCGTTCCAGATCTAGATCTTCCAGTCAGAAGAGGAGGTCTAAATCGAGATCACCTGCAAGAAAGAGATCAAAATCTAGATCCCCCATAAGAAGAAAGAGGTCTAGGTCCGATACAAGAAGGAAGCGATCAAAATCCAGATCCCCTAAAAGAAGGCGATCAAAATCGAGATCGCCTTTTAGAAAGAAGCGGTCGAAATCCAGGTCCCGTGGAAGGAACAGACGTTCAAAATCGAGATCGCCTGCAAGAAGAAAAAGGTCAAGATCTAAATCCCCTGCAAAGAAGCGCTCAAGATCAGCCACTCGAGCAAGACGCTCAAGGTCCAAGCACAGATCAAGGACTCGCTCCATCTCAAGACCCCGAAGAAAATCGCGCTCAGTGTCTCGAGACAGGAGGTCTCGCTctgcagagaggaggaggagaaccaGGTATCGGAGCAGGTCCATTGAGCGCTGGAGGAGGTCCAGGTCCTTCAACAGGAGGAGGGTCTCCAGGTCTCCGGTGTTGCTGCTGAGGAGGAGAAGGTCAATATCCAGGACCCGGAGGAGCCCCAGCAAGACCCCTCCACGCCTCACAGAGCTGGGTAAGGACAGCCTCCGCAATACTTCTCTAGCCATGTGACAAAATATGACAAGTCCGACAAGGCTTAATCTGCCTTGACCAGATAGACGTACAACCAAAGTGTGTCTTCTGCTGTAGATATGGACATGTC includes the following:
- the LOC121327764 gene encoding protein SON-like isoform X2; the protein is MATNIEQIFRDFVMNKIKEIQDEEQHTGVESDAQPNGGVIPDLDKKDASDEAPGIEGNQEELTLTTESVQSGTVEGQESSQPDTEANVIAESSQAGEESGSKEGSETPRKKNKKHKRHKSKKKKKKRKEEKRSRSRSGSSSESGVESDSELRSRSSVKSANVIPIVKETGASEEAPIAHRAQKGEVEQKMKQDLSGTAEEQGNTQPAGEESGGETRRSKSKKQKKHANKKKKKKKKKEEKEEKRSPSRSRSESTSGSGTDSESELKRFPLDSLLNSSDSQVDRPGAAVDKVVDTCTSLEPRPEKDLSPPTGVVSDTSVSEMQLPAGITEVSISKQNGCSSGEIIIAPVHADVFDSTKGKDSDDFVVKPEEEQAELAKETETKKDVSNPLAVKRESSEVKKTRESLSRSRSCSRSKKRSSRRTPSKKSRSRSRSRQRALGKFSSRRGRSSSRRQSRSTSKKKRSQSSPKSKKRHSRSRSVKRRSRSRLKLSRKSRSVSLKRSKRSKSRSRTRNRRSRSAKRKRSKSRSQSRNKCSKSKSRSRSPRRRKRTCSRSQRRTRRSKSRSHSRTRQSKSRSITRNRRSRSRSPRRIKRSRSRCIIRNRRSKSRSPRRNRRSKSKSPWRSRRSRSRSPRRNRHSKSRSPRRNRHSKSRSPRRNRHSKSRSPARRMRRSRAKSKSQRRNKRSKSRSLSRHRRSKSKSPKQKRHSKSKSPKRNKCSKSKSPTRNKLSKSRYPSKDNRSESRSPSKDKMSKSGSPSKDKMPQSRSPSKDKMPQSRSPSKDKMSKSRSPSKDKMSKSRSPSKDKMSKSRSPSKDKMSKSRSPSKDSRSESRSPSKDKRSKSRSPSNDERSKSGSPSKDQRSQSRSPSKDQRSQSRSPSKDQRSQSRSPSKDQRSKSRLPSEHERSKSRSPSDHERSKSRSPSKHERSQSRSPSKDKRSQSRSPERSKLSGSKSPTKEFTKYKSGSPAKDQCSKSITPLNVEISTSPKPETALGPVYPTTDISTGPLCAMMEEDSMPQSFAADRFSKSGSPIKVDWSELEFPLTNSPSLVNRECIEVSSLIKDTESNIMTDATWTALSPMTANCLTTESTTTDEHPVRSAYPSVDSSYNTSSLLREKSPPSVSSEFSESGSPKPQQCSRSEITEKDFTLKSPPSIDRPLTSTLTHTCDQKPEFPMSDKCFKLESSKSDGNSQSKSPATQSNLRSTSPVNDESSKSRSPVSDRCSKSESPTREDTSASTADRQSESKPTVADIFTGCSTPCISQPHSSCPPTAEMPSESLSPTRDTCSRSLSPALEDFPTSLPETDGCPKSPIREKHSESPGLEQSSQSKSPAESACTKPEVPTKIDRSKSRSPPTNTKSSTRNKSSKSRSPSVKKHSKSSKQKNCSRSGSPAKKSKSPSRRKRSRSPVRKKRSRSRSSSQKRRSKSRSPARKRSKSRSPIRRKRSRSDTRRKRSKSRSPKRRRSKSRSPFRKKRSKSRSRGRNRRSKSRSPARRKRSRSKSPAKKRSRSATRARRSRSKHRSRTRSISRPRRKSRSVSRDRRSRSAERRRRTRYRSRSIERWRRSRSFNRRRVSRSPVLLLRRRRSISRTRRSPSKTPPRLTELDKAQLLEIAKANAAAMCAKAGVPIPQSLKPTVIMQLPLPLPIPLPVEEKKKVVQKVTNSTILELTEKCKQIAESKEDENEVLNKPHVSDDEEEEQPFGGQGARLGELKGISFSLSNPSVKTAARTEVALTKDFPVSSGSQHRKKEGDGAYGEWVLVDKGAEKESKDDVFTDTPVQPVDITLAMNERAVAQKKLAENPFDINAICMLSRAQEQVDAWAQSSNLPGRFTGSTGAQVLSAEELSSSGPQAWIRKDQFLRAAPVAGGVGEFLMRKMGWREGEGLGKYREGNTEPILIDFKTDRKGLVAEGEKTQKSVNLTVMKDLLGKHPISALMELCNKRKWSPPEFVLVHDNGPDHRKNFLFKVMLNGSEYQPSKASPTKKLARAMAATVALQAMGELSKEGMGNGPTFTSASS
- the LOC121327764 gene encoding protein SON-like isoform X1, translating into MATNIEQIFRDFVMNKIKEIQDEEQHTGVESDAQPNGGVIPDLDKKDASDEAPGIEGNQEELTLTTESVQSGTVEGQESSQPDTEANVIAESSQAGEESGSKEGSETPRKKNKKHKRHKSKKKKKKRKEEKRSRSRSGSSSESGVESDSELRSRSSVKSANVIPIVKETGASEEAPIAHRAQKGEVEQKMKQDLSGTAEEQGNTQPAGEESGGETRRSKSKKQKKHANKKKKKKKKKEEKEEKRSPSRSRSESTSGSGTDSESELKRFPLDSLLNSSDSQVDRPGAAVDKVVDTCTSLEPRPEKDLSPPTGVVSDTSVSEMQLPAGITEVSISKQNGCSSGEIIIAPVHADVFDSTKGKDSDDFVVKPEEEQAELAKETETKKDVSNPLAVKRESSEVKKTRESLSRSRSCSRSKKRSSRRTPSKKSRSRSRSRQRALGKFSSRRGRSSSRRQSRSTSKKKRSQSSPKSKKRHSRSRSVKRRSRSRLKLSRKSRSVSLKRSKRSKSRSRTRNRRSRSAKRKRSKSRSQSRNKCSKSKSRSRSPRRRKRTCSRSQRRTRRSKSRSHSRTRQSKSRSITRNRRSRSRSPRRIKRSRSRCIIRNRRSKSRSPRRNRRSKSKSPWRSRRSRSRSPRRNRHSKSRSPRRNRHSKSRSPRRNRHSKSRSPRRNRHSKSRSPARRMRRSRAKSKSQRRNKRSKSRSLSRHRRSKSKSPKQKRHSKSKSPKRNKCSKSKSPTRNKLSKSRYPSKDNRSESRSPSKDKMSKSGSPSKDKMPQSRSPSKDKMPQSRSPSKDKMSKSRSPSKDKMSKSRSPSKDKMSKSRSPSKDKMSKSRSPSKDSRSESRSPSKDKRSKSRSPSNDERSKSGSPSKDQRSQSRSPSKDQRSQSRSPSKDQRSQSRSPSKDQRSKSRLPSEHERSKSRSPSDHERSKSRSPSKHERSQSRSPSKDKRSQSRSPERSKLSGSKSPTKEFTKYKSGSPAKDQCSKSITPLNVEISTSPKPETALGPVYPTTDISTGPLCAMMEEDSMPQSFAADRFSKSGSPIKVDWSELEFPLTNSPSLVNRECIEVSSLIKDTESNIMTDATWTALSPMTANCLTTESTTTDEHPVRSAYPSVDSSYNTSSLLREKSPPSVSSEFSESGSPKPQQCSRSEITEKDFTLKSPPSIDRPLTSTLTHTCDQKPEFPMSDKCFKLESSKSDGNSQSKSPATQSNLRSTSPVNDESSKSRSPVSDRCSKSESPTREDTSASTADRQSESKPTVADIFTGCSTPCISQPHSSCPPTAEMPSESLSPTRDTCSRSLSPALEDFPTSLPETDGCPKSPIREKHSESPGLEQSSQSKSPAESACTKPEVPTKIDRSKSRSPPTNTKSSTRNKSSKSRSPSVKKHSKSSKQKNCSRSGSPAKKSKSPSRRKRSRSPVRKKRSRSRSSSQKRRSKSRSPARKRSKSRSPIRRKRSRSDTRRKRSKSRSPKRRRSKSRSPFRKKRSKSRSRGRNRRSKSRSPARRKRSRSKSPAKKRSRSATRARRSRSKHRSRTRSISRPRRKSRSVSRDRRSRSAERRRRTRYRSRSIERWRRSRSFNRRRVSRSPVLLLRRRRSISRTRRSPSKTPPRLTELDKAQLLEIAKANAAAMCAKAGVPIPQSLKPTVIMQLPLPLPIPLPVEEKKKVVQKVTNSTILELTEKCKQIAESKEDENEVLNKPHVSDDEEEEQPFGGQGARLGELKGISFSLSNPSVKTAARTEVALTKDFPVSSGSQHRKKEGDGAYGEWVLVDKGAEKESKDDVFTDTPVQPVDITLAMNERAVAQKKLAENPFDINAICMLSRAQEQVDAWAQSSNLPGRFTGSTGAQVLSAEELSSSGPQAWIRKDQFLRAAPVAGGVGEFLMRKMGWREGEGLGKYREGNTEPILIDFKTDRKGLVAEGEKTQKSVNLTVMKDLLGKHPISALMELCNKRKWSPPEFVLVHDNGPDHRKNFLFKVMLNGSEYQPSKASPTKKLARAMAATVALQAMGELSKEGMGNGPTFTSASS
- the LOC121327764 gene encoding serine/arginine repetitive matrix protein 2-like isoform X3, yielding MATNIEQIFRDFVMNKIKEIQDEEQHTGVESDAQPNGGVIPDLDKKDASDEAPGIEGNQEELTLTTESVQSGTVEGQESSQPDTEANVIAESSQAGEESGSKEGSETPRKKNKKHKRHKSKKKKKKRKEEKRSRSRSGSSSESGVESDSELRSRSSVKSANVIPIVKETGASEEAPIAHRAQKGEVEQKMKQDLSGTAEEQGNTQPAGEESGGETRRSKSKKQKKHANKKKKKKKKKEEKEEKRSPSRSRSESTSGSGTDSESELKRFPLDSLLNSSDSQVDRPGAAVDKVVDTCTSLEPRPEKDLSPPTGVVSDTSVSEMQLPAGITEVSISKQNGCSSGEIIIAPVHADVFDSTKGKDSDDFVVKPEEEQAELAKETETKKDVSNPLAVKRESSEVKKTRESLSRSRSCSRSKKRSSRRTPSKKSRSRSRSRQRALGKFSSRRGRSSSRRQSRSTSKKKRSQSSPKSKKRHSRSRSVKRRSRSRLKLSRKSRSVSLKRSKRSKSRSRTRNRRSRSAKRKRSKSRSQSRNKCSKSKSRSRSPRRRKRTCSRSQRRTRRSKSRSHSRTRQSKSRSITRNRRSRSRSPRRIKRSRSRCIIRNRRSKSRSPRRNRRSKSKSPWRSRRSRSRSPRRNRHSKSRSPRRNRHSKSRSPRRNRHSKSRSPRRNRHSKSRSPARRMRRSRAKSKSQRRNKRSKSRSLSRHRRSKSKSPKQKRHSKSKSPKRNKCSKSKSPTRNKLSKSRYPSKDNRSESRSPSKDKMSKSGSPSKDKMPQSRSPSKDKMPQSRSPSKDKMSKSRSPSKDKMSKSRSPSKDKMSKSRSPSKDKMSKSRSPSKDSRSESRSPSKDKRSKSRSPSNDERSKSGSPSKDQRSQSRSPSKDQRSQSRSPSKDQRSQSRSPSKDQRSKSRLPSEHERSKSRSPSDHERSKSRSPSKHERSQSRSPSKDKRSQSRSPERSKLSGSKSPTKEFTKYKSGSPAKDQCSKSITPLNVEISTSPKPETALGPVYPTTDISTGPLCAMMEEDSMPQSFAADRFSKSGSPIKVDWSELEFPLTNSPSLVNRECIEVSSLIKDTESNIMTDATWTALSPMTANCLTTESTTTDEHPVRSAYPSVDSSYNTSSLLREKSPPSVSSEFSESGSPKPQQCSRSEITEKDFTLKSPPSIDRPLTSTLTHTCDQKPEFPMSDKCFKLESSKSDGNSQSKSPATQSNLRSTSPVNDESSKSRSPVSDRCSKSESPTREDTSASTADRQSESKPTVADIFTGCSTPCISQPHSSCPPTAEMPSESLSPTRDTCSRSLSPALEDFPTSLPETDGCPKSPIREKHSESPGLEQSSQSKSPAESACTKPEVPTKIDRSKSRSPPTNTKSSTRNKSSKSRSPSVKKHSKSSKQKNCSRSGSPAKKSKSPSRRKRSRSPVRKKRSRSRSSSQKRRSKSRSPARKRSKSRSPIRRKRSRSDTRRKRSKSRSPKRRRSKSRSPFRKKRSKSRSRGRNRRSKSRSPARRKRSRSKSPAKKRSRSATRARRSRSKHRSRTRSISRPRRKSRSVSRDRRSRSAERRRRTRYRSRSIERWRRSRSFNRRRVSRSPVLLLRRRRSISRTRRSPSKTPPRLTELDKAQLLEIAKANAAAMCAKAGVPIPQSLKPTVIMQLPLPLPIPLPVEEKKKVVQKVTNSTILELTEKCKQIAESKEDENEVLNKPHVSDDEEEEQPFGGQGARLGELKGISFSLSNPSVKTAARTEVALTKDFPVSSGSQHRKKEGDGAYGEWVLVDKGAEKESKDDVFTDTPVQPVDITLAMNERAVAQKKLAENPFDINAICMLSRAQEQVDAWAQSSNLPGRFTGSTGAQVLSAEELSSSGPQAWIRKGQSL